A window of Candidatus Thorarchaeota archaeon genomic DNA:
ATCGAGTGTTCTGTTATGGGTAAGCATTTCCTAGGGGTACCTTTTGATATCCACGGCGGAGGACAAGATCTCATCTTTCCGCATCATGAGAACGAAATCGCGCAGACAGCAGCAGCTTATGATGCCGAGGAGCCCATCAAATATTGGCTTCACAATGGTATGCTAACAATTGATGAGGAAAAAATGAGCAAGTCAGAGGGCAACTTCTTCACAAGCCGTGAGGTTCTAGATGCCTATGATCCACAGGCAGTTAGACTTTTTTTGGTATCCGGTCACTATCGCCATCCGCTAGACTACAATAACGAAGCTCTGGAACAAGCAAAGACCTCGATTGAGAGACTAAGGAATGTTGTTGAGCGACTGAGAGGAAGAATGCAGATAGTCCGACAAAAGGACATCAAACCAAGTGAAGCTGATACGGCTCTTGAAGAGGCCATTTCTGAGGTGAAAGAAGGGTTCGAGCAGGAGATGGATGACGATTTCAATACTCCTGGTGCTCTCGCTGAGATATTCACCTTTGTGAAAGGAATAAACACCCACATCGACGAGGTAGGTGATCCAGCAATCCTCAGGGATACGCTGGGTATTCTCAAAGAGCGATTAGAGGTGCTAGGCATTGACCTAGAGGGAGCAGGAAGTCGAGTTTCAGCAGAGGGCGAATCTGGGTTGGTTGGGCAATTAGTGGAGCTTGTTCTAAAGCTTAGAGAAGAGGCACGAGAAAAGAAGGATTACGAAACTGCGGATGAAATACGAGATCGCCTAGCTGAAGTAGGAATTGAAGTCAAAGACACCAAAGATGGACCGACATGGAGAAGTGAATAACTGATTTCATGAATGATGCCTTCAACCAAGGGGAAATGGACAGGGTCCTCGGCTTGCTCCAAAAGGGAGCAGCTGGGCACTTTCTGTCCATCACCTAGGTAAGACCTGACTAGCTTCTATGCCCTTCTACCGGTTCTTCACATTCACCAGTAGACCGGGGTCATTGAGTACATAGACTGTAGGCTCCGGGTGTTCCTCCAAAAATTCCTGCATGATTTCCCTCAGGACCCCTTGAGCTTCTTCACAGCTTTTCGGATTTCTACCATCCATACGATATACTTCGCTCAGCATCTCAGAATCTAGTTCAGTGACAAGCTTGATGTTTCGTTCAGCCACATCCAAGAGTATCCGGAACAAATCCGGTGGTTTCTGGTTGCCTATCTTGAAGGTCTCTTCCGTGCAGTATGTTTTGATTACGTGCTTGAGTGCATCTTTCACAACCATGTCCTTGGTTTCTTGCATGGCTTCCTCGTATCCCATGCTACCGATGCCCTCCTCACAGGGAGCTAGAAGTACAACCCAGCCATCAAGGTCATGCCGGACTGCATTCCATGATGCGTGAATGCCTTTCCC
This region includes:
- the cysS gene encoding cysteine--tRNA ligase; this translates as MLEVYNTLSREKETFKPLKDNEVRMYVCGPTVYDYPHIGNARSFVVFDTIRRYLDFKGYRVFYVTNFTDIDDKMINRANEEGIAVPELAERFIAEYRKIERELNVKPANRNPRATEHIQDMIEMVKNILENDKAYEVDGDVYFDVSEHENYGVLSKISPDELDSGARVEVDEKKKDARDFVLWKAQKPGEPAWDSPWGKGRPGWHIECSVMGKHFLGVPFDIHGGGQDLIFPHHENEIAQTAAAYDAEEPIKYWLHNGMLTIDEEKMSKSEGNFFTSREVLDAYDPQAVRLFLVSGHYRHPLDYNNEALEQAKTSIERLRNVVERLRGRMQIVRQKDIKPSEADTALEEAISEVKEGFEQEMDDDFNTPGALAEIFTFVKGINTHIDEVGDPAILRDTLGILKERLEVLGIDLEGAGSRVSAEGESGLVGQLVELVLKLREEAREKKDYETADEIRDRLAEVGIEVKDTKDGPTWRSE